CCGGCCTCGAAAGCATCCTGTCCCTCTGCGCGAAGATACCGTTCATCTCCATTAATTGGAACACCAGCTTGGCAATCGTTTTCGGAGTGAGCCATTCGTTGTTGATTACAAGATGATAGAAAGCGTTATCGTAAGAGCTGTGGTCCGTAAAATCCTTTATGAATTTCTCGCGAGCGAACTGTTTCTTTTCTATCTGGTTTTCGGCGTCTCCGCGGTTTAGGCCGAATTTCTTCATCACGTTTTTCACTCGGAACTCATGCGAGCCGATAAGGCGGATATGGGTACCCTGGAAGATCGTGGAATGGAACCTGTGCGTCAATACCTGCGCACCCCCTCCGACCAGAATACAATTCCCCTTCGCCGACAGATTGAGGATGAGGTTTTTCAGTCGTTGAAAAACCTGCAGCTGCGGGGACTTTATAAAATCAGGCACTATTCCGTCGAAAAACCATTTCGCGAACGAATATCTGGTCTCGGTAATCCTGTCCACCATTTCGAGGCCAAGCTTTTCATCAGAAATTATTTTCTCCAGTATCGGATGCGTGAATATATGCCATGGAGATTCCGGGGTTCTTTCATTCAGCAGGTCACACAACTGACCCGCTACCGGATATCCGTCGCATCCGTATTCGCGGGAGATGGTAACAAACCGGGAGGACTGCTCCTTTTCTACCGCCTTTTCACGCTCTTTAAGCCATTGATGATACTGTTCAACATCGAAATCAATATTTTTAATGACACTTTCGGCAGACATATCACACCTCCAAGGAATCAAGATGTTTTGGTACGGGGACAAACTTACCAGAAGAGCTCCACATCCCTTCCCTGTTTTTATTTTACACTTTTTGAATTTGTAAATCTCTTTCATTACAAATTAATTTTTTTCTTGATGCACCCCGGTACGATTTGAAAATGAAGTTCATGCTTTAACAAATCTAACCAGCTGGCCATATAACTATTGTATATTTAATTACTTACCGATCCCGTATTTATGCTTGATTTAAAGAATTTTCCAATGCCATATTTCCATAGCGTTACTTCTTTTTGCAAAATGGATATTTATAGCTTTATTTGCTACCCTGTCTTGGTGCGTTCCATGTGCCTCTCTGTGCAAGCATCAAGCACTTTTTAGAAACCGATGTTGAAAAAGATATTCCTCTACGGAAAGATAATGAAAAATAATCACTCCGACTATCTGCAGTTAATCCTGGAAAATACCAGGGGCTCGATTTTCTGCCTTAATGACGAATTAAAGATTACATTTGCCAACTCCTCTTTTCTTAGAGAAACCGGATACTCAACGCAGGAAGAGGTATTAAACAGAAATATCTTTGAAATGATATCCTCATCACCAGAAAACGGATTTTCTTTAGAACAGGAAAAACACTCACTCTTTATCTCGCTAAAAAATAAGAAGAAAGTGGAAAATGAAAGGATATATTTTCAAAGGAAGGATAAAACCGGTTTTTTTGCCGAATACAATTCGTTCCCTGTAAACATAGACTCCGCCCCCTGCATTTATGTCGTAAACTTTATAAACATCACCGAGCGCGATGCCAGTAGCAGAGAGGTTGCCAGGCTTTCCGGACTTCCGGAAGATAATCCCAACCCGATAATCGAGATATGTTCAAACTCCAACTCAATCCTGTACTGTAATCCCGCAGCCAGTATCGATTTTCCTGAACTGAATCCTTTAACGGGAGCCGGAAAATTTTTGGTCGACTGGAAGCACCCGCTCTTTTCCGGACTGGAATCAATGGTATACGAACTTAAACTCGACGGCCTGGCCAAAGCGCTCGACGTTCTTGATATAGAGATCGGCGACCCTTTTTCCGAAAATTACCGCGTATACAACCGTAAACTGCGATACATCCCCGAAGATTCGACAATAAGGCTTTACGCGACAGACATCACAAAGGAACAGGAACTACTTGAAGGGACAAAAATACTTCTTGAAGAAGTCGATAAGATCAAACAGAAACTTGAAGGGGAACATAAGGAAGCTGAAGAAATCGGCAAATCGCTTCTTTACAGGGAGCCGGAAAATAAAAGACTGATCGCCACCGTCGGAGTTGAACAGAGTTCCGAAGCGGGGGGAGACAGAGCCGGATTCCTCGTTGAAACGAATCAGCAGCAAAAAACCAAAAATGAGTGGCTCGCCGTTTTCGATGCGTCCGGACACGGCAAGGGTGCAGCGAAATTTCAGGAGGTGGCCCTTGGCGGTATACTCACACTCCTTCTACAGGGTCACAACATGAAAGAATCGCTCATATCCGCAAACAGACTTCTTGAAAAATTCAATTCCGGCCGTTTTCTTGTTGGAAACATCTGGCGTGTCATGGAGAGAAATGAACGTGAAGTTGAGGACGGGTTCGTATGGCTGGAAGAGTTCAGCATCGGGCAGCATCCGGTGATGGTACTTGAGCCTGGAAAAGACGAAGTAAGGGAGCTTGACTTCCTAAACGAGGAAAATAGGAAGAGGACAGTGCCTATGGGCCTTTTTTCCGACGGGTTCGAAAACATCGCGCCGCGATATGAAAAACTGAAAGCTGGGACGAGAACTGTCACATACACCGATGGAATCACCGAAGCGATGGATAAAGAAAATAGGCAGTTCGGTAAAACTAGATTGAAGGATCACATTTTTGCTACAAAGGATCTTACGACAGCTGAAGCCTACGCCTTTATAGTTCATGCCGTAAAATGCTGGGTAAACAATCTACCATCAACAACCCCTCCTGACGAGATTGGAAGACTCGACATGGCAGACGATATAACGGTAGCTATTGTCGACATCTTTTGAAACCGGGTGCTAACTTTTTCTGGTTATAAAGATGTCAGGGAAACCTAATAAAGAGGAGGGCCTTTTATGTCTACCTTTTTCATGTTCGGCAAATACCATCCTGAATCTATAAAAAGCATAAGTTCCGCCAGCACAACGAAAGTAAAGGGGATCATTTCAGCACTCGGCGGCAAGGTAAAATCAATTTTAGCTTCTGGGAGAATACAATCTCTTGCTGACAGTGGAACTCCCAGACGCGCAGAAAGCGATGCAGGCGTCACTTGCGACAAGCAGGGATTTCGGAATAGGGTTTACCACTTCACCGGCGATACCGGTTTACGAGTTCGATACTCTTATCAAGTAAATAAATTCATCGCAAACGCCAGGATCCGTGATATTGATATCAAACATGAATGTTCCTATCCGTGAGCTTGCATGGCTACTGGGTGAGCTCGATTAAAAATAAAGTTTGAAGCTACCCGGCAAACTGGCGCGGTATCGGGAGGGCCACAAAGAATGTGCTCCCTTCGCCCTCAATTGATTCGACCCTCAGCTCTCCACCGTGGGCAACTACTATATCAAGGCAGTATGGTAGACCAAAACCGGAGCCTGCCTCCCCTTCGGTTCCCGCAGTGCTTGTTTTTATTTCCGGACGAAAGAGATCCGGTATTCTTGAACTGCTGATACCGACACCTCTATCCCGCACGCCGATGGTGACAAATTCTCCGGACCCGCCCCCCTCATAAAAAAGGGTTATCGAACTCCCTGAATGAGAAAACTTTACAGCGTTGGAGATCAGATTCTGGAATACTTGTGAGAGGAGGGTTATATCGCCAAATATTTTTAGATCTTCAGGAGCATAGTTTTTAATTCCTATATTTTTTACACTTGCCGTGTGCGACAGGTGGCTGATGGCGTCTTCCAACAGCATTCTTACTGGCATTATTTTTCTTTCCGGTTTTATCACGCCGGTTTTGAGGCGGCTGATATCCAAAAGATGCTCTATGGTCCTGCTCATCTGCTCCGATATCTTTATTATCCTTTCGATGATCTCGTCGGCTTCGGCTCCCCCCTTCTTTACATCCTTAAGGCGTTGTATCAATCCCAATACGCCCGCCAGAGGCGACCTCAGATCATGCGAAGCAAGCGTGACGAACTGGTCTTTAAGTTTTGTCGCTTTTTCAGCTTCCACTTTAGCCCTTGTTAGTTCGGAAGTTCTTTCCGTGACTTTTCTTTCCAGCTCTTCATTACCCCTTTGCAGGATCTGATGGATCATCCTCTCATTATTCAGCGCCTCTGCCTGCGCTATCTCCTTCTCCACGCGCATGAAATTTATCCTGTCGGCAAGGGCGAGTGAAAAGAGTATTGCTTCCGCAGGAAATCCCGCCATAAGCGCGAACAGCGCGCGGAATATCCCGGGTATTACCTGGTTTGTTATCAAACCGTAAGCAATCGTGCCTACTAAAAGAAATATCCAGCCGATAATAAAATACCTGGCTGAGCGCTGTCCCTTGCGAAAGGAGAGTATGCCGGCCGCTAAAAGCAAAGGGGGACAAACCAGCGAAGCAAAAAAACTCGCAAAAAAATATTGCGCTGTCAGGCTGGACGATAGCAGGGGGGATATGCCTAGCAAAAGACCGAATGTCGCGATCCCTATCAGGACAAAATCGTATCGGGGTAAAATCACTTCCGTCGATAAAAACTGGCGCGTAAACAGTGTTACAAAGAAGAGTGTGGAGCCAGTAAAAAATATCGGCGCCCTCATGGCAAACCAGGGGAAATCAGGATAGAACAGTTCGTTCCCGAATCCAGTGAGAGCGAGCATCAAGATCGTAACGGAGGCAATATAGAGAATATAGTGGAGATAACTGGTATCCCTGAGCGCGGAATAAACAAACATGTTATAAAATAATAGGGCCAGCATTGCGCCGAAAACCACGCCAAACGCCGTGCCGGTAAGATTATCACGGGAATAAAAATATGTTTCATCCGCAAGTAATGCCGGGAACGAATGCACGCTGGATGTCTTGCTTCTGAGATATATCACTTTTTTTTCACCCGGCTCAAAATTTACCCTGAAAAGAAAATCCCTGTGTGCGACTGGCCTTTTCCCAAATGGAAGCTCGTTGCCGCTGAAGGAAACGGAATACCCTCCTCCAGGCAAAGACTCGTATAGCTCCAGCCTGTTGATAAGCGGATTCGCTATTTCAAAAATCATTCTTTTTGAACCGGAACTCCGGTTTTCCACTTCCAGCCGTACCCAAAAGGCGCTTTTTGAAAAACCGAAATTTACGTAATCGACCGTATTGAGACTGAACAGTGACGTCATTCTGTTAGAAGATACTTCATCAATCGTGTAATTTGCTTCGCTGTCCTCAAATATTTCCATATGCCGCGAGAGTGCGAAACTATTGCTCTCTTCGGTCAATATGAGCGGAGGGGCGTCGACCGGAGATTCAAACGCCAGTACAGTGGCGGGAAACAGAAGTGGAATCGCAAGAAACAGCGAAAGCCAGAATCGGCGATGACGAGCGCCATCTGCTGATAGCGTCATAACCATTTCAAGCGCCCACCGGACATATGCATCACCCAATTTGTTGTGTCGAAATACTTCTCAAAATTATACGTCAACAGGTAAATACATTCCAATTCCCGGCGTATTCAACATTCGCTGATATTCTTTAAATGACCTCTCTTTGACGCGTTACGCGGGGACTGTATAATAGCCGGTGCGTTGTGCGGTGAACAGATTTACGGGAACCAAATTACCTGCATTTGATTGGGATTTACATCATGCACCTGAAATATCAGAACTTAACCGGGTTAATGCAACACTTCCCTGGTATTGACCAGAGAGAAATTGCGGAAGAACTCAAAGAGTGCCAGACCATAAATTACGAGCCTGGCGACTACCTTTGCAGGGATGGCGAGTACGATCATACATGCGGCGTAATACTGGACGGACGCGCGGAAGTTAGACTCCCCAACTCCATTAAAACTATCGACCTTGCGAAGGGAGAACTGTTCGGCGAAATAGCCGTGCTCAGCGGAAATCCCCGTATTGCAGATATAATCGCTACCGAATTCACCTCCGCGCTTATCATCCCCGGCAACAAGTTTCTTGAATTGCTGGATAGATATCCAAAGGCCAAAACATCGGTTGACGAGCAGTATCTGAAACGAGCGCTCGAAACGCACCTCCACTCGGTATCCATATTTTCCGGCCTTTCAGACAAGGTGATACACGACCTGCAAAAGGATATCGTTCTCCTTTCCTTCAAAAGCGGAGATGTGATCTTCAATAAGGGTGACGAAGCCGATTATTTCTATCTTATACGTTACGGATATGTAAAGGTCTCACAGCCGAATGAAGCGGGCGAGGAGAGGATCGTCTCCTACCTCACGGTAGGGCACCACTTCGGAGAGATTGCCCTTATGCATGAAGGTGTGAAGAGGATCGCCACCGTGACAGCCATCAGCAGAACCGAAGTCATCGGAATAGCAAAAAAACAGTTTTTGAAATTTCTTGAGACGCACCCCGAAATTAAAAGCAACATGGAAAAGATAATCGAGATGAGAGTGGAAAAAAACGTGCTTCTTGAAAGGGATCCGCTTTTATCAGCTATTCTGAACACATCAGTCGACTACGGAGTGGTTCAATCCAAAAACGTGCTGATTATCGACATGACAAAATGCATAAACTGCAACTGCTGTGTGAATGCCTGCGCTTCACTTCACGAAGGAGAGACCCTCCTTGTGAAAAAAGGTGTCTGGCTGGATAATTATTTCCTAGTGCCGGCTTCGTGCAGACACTGCGCCGATCCGGTATGCATGACCGATTGCCCCACCTCATCCATCGTAAGGGACGTTAACGGTGAAATTTATCACAAAAAATCGTGCATCGGGTGCGGCAACTGCGCAAGGCTCTGCCCGTACGGGAACATATCGATAATCACATCCCGCAAGCCTTCGGGCGGAACACGAAAACACGCGCTTAAATGCGATATGTGTCGACATTATGAATCGATGGGATGCGTATACAACTGCCCCACGGGCGCCGCTAAACGGATCAACCCTACAGAGTTTCTAAATGATATGGGCCCGCTGATATGAAAAAGAAAAATTCATCAAAAAAGATCGCCGCATTTGTTGAAACGGATGATTTCGGCTCAGGTAGAAAGTGGGCGCTCTTTCTCTCCTTCGCGATTCTTTCACTCCTTGTCTCCCTCATCTTTTATTTGAAAAAACAGGAAGGGCACGCCGGGACATTTACAGGGATGGTCTACGGCGGTATCGCACTCACTTCGGTCATTTTTCTTTCCCTGTACCGCATTCGGAGAAGCGTATTCAGTTTCAAATTCGGCTCGATGCAGTGGTGGATGACTGGGCATATCTACGTCGGCCTTCTGGCCATCATCCCGGTGCTGATGCATACCAATTTTAGACTCCACGGGATATTCAGCCTCTTTTTTTTCTCCCTTTTCATCGTAGTCATTGCCAGCGGTGCGATAGGATGGTACCTCAACTCAACACTACCGGCAGCTCTCACAAGATACGGTGTTATGTCTGCCAACGAGAATGACCTTGCCGGTGAAATAGTGAAGCAGACCGAGGAGATAGAATCGTATCTCAATTCAAAGGCGCAACATTTTAAAAGCAGCACCATCCCTTACCTGCATGAGTACCTGCAAAAGAAACCTGTTATTTACAGCAGAATGTTCATAAGCGACAGAGAGGCGCTTAGTCGCCTGAAATATAAATTCGAACGGCTGAAACTTAACGCCTCCCCGCGCGACGTATACTCCCTCGGCATCCTCCGCTCACTCCTTATGAAAAGGGAGAACCTGATTATACGTCACTCCAAACACCAGCTATTGCGCGGATGGCTGAACGTGCATGTGCCTTTGACCGCGGCGCTTCTTGCCGCCGCTCTTGTTCACGTTACTTCCATGCTTTATTTTTAGGGACTGATAAGATTATGAGACTGTTCCTTTCAATTGCCGCTGTGGCCGTAGTCATAGCCTTTGCTTTCGCAGGCTATAAGGCGAGCAACGGAGCGATTTTCATGAATGAGGATCTGTCGGCAAACCATGAGGCGGCGGAGGAGGATTGCGACGTCTGTCATGACGCCTGGGGCGGTGTGCCGGTCTCATCCTGCGAAAACTGCCACGATAAAAAGGTGCACATAATCAGGGCGAACAAATGCACCGCCTGTCACGCGGACGAGAAACCTCTCTGGCATGTAAAGATAAATTCCGAATGCTGGGGCTGCCACAACAGATTCGACTGGGCTACCGGTCCGCAGGTTCCCGAATGGGCGAAGGAACTAAAACATGCCTCCGGCGACATCCCCCATCAAGGGAAACGCGACTGTTATTCCTGCCACGAGGAACACAAGGGGAGACACAGGGATATCAGGAAAATCGAGGACAATAAATGCAAACGATGTCACCTCCACAAGAACCATCCCCCCGCGCGCCCGGTCTATCCGAAGAAGGGGGATCAGAATCCGCTGAATTTTTCGCACAAGATACATTTCGAAAAAACTACGCTCGATTCGAAAAATTGCGACTTCTGCCATACAAGGAGAATGCCGGACGGAAAGGTGATGCTTACCGCTTCATTCCGCAAACATTGCGGAA
The sequence above is a segment of the Nitrospinota bacterium genome. Coding sequences within it:
- a CDS encoding cytochrome c3 family protein, translating into MRLFLSIAAVAVVIAFAFAGYKASNGAIFMNEDLSANHEAAEEDCDVCHDAWGGVPVSSCENCHDKKVHIIRANKCTACHADEKPLWHVKINSECWGCHNRFDWATGPQVPEWAKELKHASGDIPHQGKRDCYSCHEEHKGRHRDIRKIEDNKCKRCHLHKNHPPARPVYPKKGDQNPLNFSHKIHFEKTTLDSKNCDFCHTRRMPDGKVMLTASFRKHCGTSCHELPDHKRNAKDTSKCKLCHTRDDYSIVPKLTLPKINLVHAPERHAKFECLECHTNVINIESGVFVKKVEVSICTTCHKLKKMNSNCTTCHQFHNHEKIESETIANY
- a CDS encoding cyclic nucleotide-binding domain-containing protein encodes the protein MQHFPGIDQREIAEELKECQTINYEPGDYLCRDGEYDHTCGVILDGRAEVRLPNSIKTIDLAKGELFGEIAVLSGNPRIADIIATEFTSALIIPGNKFLELLDRYPKAKTSVDEQYLKRALETHLHSVSIFSGLSDKVIHDLQKDIVLLSFKSGDVIFNKGDEADYFYLIRYGYVKVSQPNEAGEERIVSYLTVGHHFGEIALMHEGVKRIATVTAISRTEVIGIAKKQFLKFLETHPEIKSNMEKIIEMRVEKNVLLERDPLLSAILNTSVDYGVVQSKNVLIIDMTKCINCNCCVNACASLHEGETLLVKKGVWLDNYFLVPASCRHCADPVCMTDCPTSSIVRDVNGEIYHKKSCIGCGNCARLCPYGNISIITSRKPSGGTRKHALKCDMCRHYESMGCVYNCPTGAAKRINPTEFLNDMGPLI
- a CDS encoding SpoIIE family protein phosphatase, which gives rise to MLKKIFLYGKIMKNNHSDYLQLILENTRGSIFCLNDELKITFANSSFLRETGYSTQEEVLNRNIFEMISSSPENGFSLEQEKHSLFISLKNKKKVENERIYFQRKDKTGFFAEYNSFPVNIDSAPCIYVVNFINITERDASSREVARLSGLPEDNPNPIIEICSNSNSILYCNPAASIDFPELNPLTGAGKFLVDWKHPLFSGLESMVYELKLDGLAKALDVLDIEIGDPFSENYRVYNRKLRYIPEDSTIRLYATDITKEQELLEGTKILLEEVDKIKQKLEGEHKEAEEIGKSLLYREPENKRLIATVGVEQSSEAGGDRAGFLVETNQQQKTKNEWLAVFDASGHGKGAAKFQEVALGGILTLLLQGHNMKESLISANRLLEKFNSGRFLVGNIWRVMERNEREVEDGFVWLEEFSIGQHPVMVLEPGKDEVRELDFLNEENRKRTVPMGLFSDGFENIAPRYEKLKAGTRTVTYTDGITEAMDKENRQFGKTRLKDHIFATKDLTTAEAYAFIVHAVKCWVNNLPSTTPPDEIGRLDMADDITVAIVDIF
- a CDS encoding sensor histidine kinase — its product is MTLSADGARHRRFWLSLFLAIPLLFPATVLAFESPVDAPPLILTEESNSFALSRHMEIFEDSEANYTIDEVSSNRMTSLFSLNTVDYVNFGFSKSAFWVRLEVENRSSGSKRMIFEIANPLINRLELYESLPGGGYSVSFSGNELPFGKRPVAHRDFLFRVNFEPGEKKVIYLRSKTSSVHSFPALLADETYFYSRDNLTGTAFGVVFGAMLALLFYNMFVYSALRDTSYLHYILYIASVTILMLALTGFGNELFYPDFPWFAMRAPIFFTGSTLFFVTLFTRQFLSTEVILPRYDFVLIGIATFGLLLGISPLLSSSLTAQYFFASFFASLVCPPLLLAAGILSFRKGQRSARYFIIGWIFLLVGTIAYGLITNQVIPGIFRALFALMAGFPAEAILFSLALADRINFMRVEKEIAQAEALNNERMIHQILQRGNEELERKVTERTSELTRAKVEAEKATKLKDQFVTLASHDLRSPLAGVLGLIQRLKDVKKGGAEADEIIERIIKISEQMSRTIEHLLDISRLKTGVIKPERKIMPVRMLLEDAISHLSHTASVKNIGIKNYAPEDLKIFGDITLLSQVFQNLISNAVKFSHSGSSITLFYEGGGSGEFVTIGVRDRGVGISSSRIPDLFRPEIKTSTAGTEGEAGSGFGLPYCLDIVVAHGGELRVESIEGEGSTFFVALPIPRQFAG
- a CDS encoding cytidylate kinase-like family protein, producing the protein MSAESVIKNIDFDVEQYHQWLKEREKAVEKEQSSRFVTISREYGCDGYPVAGQLCDLLNERTPESPWHIFTHPILEKIISDEKLGLEMVDRITETRYSFAKWFFDGIVPDFIKSPQLQVFQRLKNLILNLSAKGNCILVGGGAQVLTHRFHSTIFQGTHIRLIGSHEFRVKNVMKKFGLNRGDAENQIEKKQFAREKFIKDFTDHSSYDNAFYHLVINNEWLTPKTIAKLVFQLMEMNGIFAQRDRMLSRPVG